Proteins encoded in a region of the Melioribacteraceae bacterium genome:
- a CDS encoding NADH-quinone oxidoreductase subunit D has translation MALKTEHMVLNMGPQHPSTHGVLRLELEIEGELVKKVTPHLGYLHRCFEKHAEAMQYNQVVPYTDRLDYLAAIGNNFGYALAVEKLMGIQVPERVEYIRVIMAELQRIASHLVAIGSNGADIGALTPFLYLFRDREHILSIIEETCGARMLYNYIWIGGLSHDIHPDFVRKTKEFCNYFKPTIVELDNLLSYNKIFIERTANIGVLPVDTAINYGASGPTLRGSGINFDLRREDPYSIYDRFDFEIPVGRGLMGTVGDCWDRYYVRIREMEQSLRIIEQAIDNIPEGDVQSAIPKRIKPPKGTVYTRVENPRGELGYFIISDGSVNPFRVKVRAPSFVNLEILGELCKGYLVADVIAILGSIDIVLGEVDR, from the coding sequence ATGGCTCTTAAAACCGAACATATGGTTCTCAATATGGGCCCGCAACACCCCTCTACACATGGAGTACTGCGGCTCGAATTGGAAATTGAAGGTGAATTGGTTAAAAAGGTAACCCCTCACCTCGGATATCTACACCGCTGTTTTGAAAAACACGCCGAGGCGATGCAATATAACCAGGTGGTTCCATATACAGACCGGCTCGATTATCTTGCTGCAATCGGAAATAATTTCGGTTATGCTCTCGCTGTTGAAAAACTGATGGGAATACAGGTTCCTGAGAGGGTTGAATATATCAGGGTTATAATGGCAGAGCTGCAGAGAATCGCATCTCATCTGGTCGCAATCGGATCCAACGGAGCCGACATCGGAGCTTTAACACCATTCCTTTATTTATTCAGAGACCGGGAACATATTCTCAGCATTATAGAAGAGACCTGCGGCGCGAGAATGCTTTACAATTATATCTGGATCGGCGGACTTTCACATGATATTCACCCGGATTTTGTTCGCAAGACAAAAGAATTCTGCAATTATTTCAAACCGACAATTGTTGAACTCGACAATCTTCTAAGCTATAATAAAATTTTTATCGAACGTACCGCAAACATCGGCGTTCTTCCAGTCGATACAGCAATCAATTATGGTGCATCGGGACCGACACTGAGAGGAAGCGGTATTAATTTCGATCTCAGAAGAGAAGATCCTTATTCAATTTATGACCGGTTCGATTTTGAAATTCCTGTCGGCCGGGGATTGATGGGGACGGTAGGCGACTGTTGGGACCGGTACTATGTCCGAATCCGGGAGATGGAACAGAGCCTGAGAATAATTGAACAGGCGATTGATAATATTCCGGAAGGTGACGTTCAATCGGCTATTCCAAAAAGAATTAAACCGCCAAAGGGAACAGTTTATACGCGCGTAGAAAACCCGAGAGGCGAGCTGGGTTATTTTATAATAAGCGACGGAAGTGTTAATCCGTTCAGGGTAAAAGTAAGAGCTCCATCATTTGTTAATCTTGAGATACTTGGCGAGTTGTGCAAGGGTTATCTTGTTGCAGATGTGATTGCAATACTCGGAAGTATCGATATAGTTTTGGGAGAAGTGGATAGATAA
- the nuoH gene encoding NADH-quinone oxidoreductase subunit NuoH gives MYQYFYDLTGNTIISTLFVAVFPLVNVLIVALIGVYLERKVSAWIQDRVGPNRTGPFGLFQTVADFVKMLQKEDATSKDIDSKLYNIAPVLVFTGSFAAYAAIPFSSKLIGSEAEVGLFYVIAISSLVVGGILMAGWSSNNKYSLLGAMRSAAQIISYEIPTAIVVLSIVMITGSLSLDKISEMQTAYFWNWHIFGGAGFGIAKFLLIPFMVVGFIIIFISTLAEVNRTPFDIPEAESELVAGYFTEYCGMKWAMFMLSEYGNMFAVSAIVSILFFGGYHSPFGYLGNSLGIEWLVPFEQAFWFLAKGWFFILIQMWLRWTLPRLRVDQLMSLCWKYLIPYAFVNLIVIGIISLL, from the coding sequence ATGTATCAGTACTTTTACGATTTAACAGGTAATACGATAATATCAACTCTTTTCGTTGCCGTTTTTCCACTGGTCAACGTATTAATAGTTGCGCTGATTGGCGTCTATCTGGAAAGAAAAGTATCTGCATGGATTCAAGACCGTGTAGGACCCAACCGCACAGGACCTTTCGGATTATTCCAGACTGTTGCAGATTTTGTTAAAATGCTTCAGAAGGAGGACGCTACATCTAAGGATATTGACAGCAAACTCTACAACATAGCACCGGTCCTCGTTTTCACCGGTTCATTTGCTGCTTATGCTGCAATCCCCTTTTCCAGCAAATTGATCGGAAGCGAAGCGGAAGTAGGACTCTTCTATGTTATAGCAATTTCGAGTCTGGTTGTCGGCGGAATACTTATGGCTGGATGGTCATCCAACAATAAATATTCACTGTTAGGCGCAATGCGTTCTGCTGCCCAGATCATAAGCTATGAGATTCCAACAGCTATAGTAGTTCTTTCTATTGTTATGATAACCGGTTCATTAAGTCTCGATAAAATAAGTGAAATGCAGACTGCATATTTCTGGAACTGGCATATCTTCGGCGGCGCCGGATTCGGTATTGCAAAATTTTTATTAATTCCCTTCATGGTTGTCGGTTTCATAATTATTTTTATCAGTACACTTGCCGAAGTAAACAGAACACCTTTCGACATTCCGGAAGCAGAATCCGAACTTGTTGCAGGATACTTTACGGAATATTGCGGAATGAAATGGGCAATGTTCATGCTCTCCGAATACGGTAATATGTTTGCGGTCTCTGCAATTGTTTCGATTCTATTTTTCGGAGGATATCATTCGCCGTTCGGGTATCTCGGAAATTCACTCGGAATAGAATGGCTAGTTCCATTCGAACAGGCCTTTTGGTTCCTTGCTAAAGGCTGGTTCTTCATCCTGATTCAGATGTGGCTGAGATGGACTTTACCCAGACTGCGTGTTGATCAGCTTATGAGTCTCTGCTGGAAATATCTGATACCTTATGCGTTCGTAAATTTAATTGTAATCGGAATTATTTCATTATTGTGA